One Polaribacter sp. KT25b DNA segment encodes these proteins:
- the ppgK gene encoding polyphosphate--glucose phosphotransferase, whose translation MKVLGIDIGGTGIKAAVVDTKTGELLSERHRIETPKPATPEAVAKVVKEMVRHFKWKKAVGCSFPTTIVKGKCIHTGNLSEKWLNVKVDKLFRKECKLPFYVSNDADLAGLAEVSLGAGKKEKGVVIVITIGTGIGSGLFYDGKLIPNLEIGKMLHSDGNIIERFTADSVRKKEGLTLKNWALRFDLLLEYARIVFSPSLIILGGGISKRFDGFKEYLTTDVKVKVAEFRNNAGIIGAAMYASKKVKK comes from the coding sequence ATGAAAGTACTAGGTATTGATATTGGAGGAACAGGAATAAAAGCTGCAGTTGTAGACACTAAAACAGGAGAATTACTCTCTGAAAGACACAGAATTGAAACTCCAAAACCTGCAACTCCAGAAGCTGTAGCTAAAGTTGTAAAAGAAATGGTAAGGCATTTTAAATGGAAAAAAGCCGTTGGTTGCAGTTTTCCTACAACTATTGTTAAAGGAAAATGTATTCACACTGGAAATTTAAGCGAAAAATGGCTAAATGTAAAAGTGGATAAATTATTTAGAAAAGAATGTAAATTGCCATTTTATGTAAGTAATGATGCCGATTTAGCTGGTCTAGCAGAAGTAAGTTTAGGTGCAGGTAAAAAAGAAAAAGGTGTTGTTATTGTAATTACAATAGGAACCGGAATTGGTTCTGGTTTATTTTATGATGGCAAGTTAATTCCTAATTTAGAAATTGGTAAAATGTTACATTCTGACGGAAACATTATTGAACGTTTTACTGCCGATTCTGTTAGAAAAAAAGAAGGTTTAACGCTAAAAAATTGGGCATTACGTTTCGATCTTTTACTAGAATACGCAAGAATTGTATTCTCGCCAAGTTTAATTATTTTAGGTGGTGGAATTAGTAAAAGATTCGATGGATTTAAAGAATATTTAACTACAGATGTAAAAGTAAAAGTTGCAGAATTTAGAAATAATGCTGGTATTATAGGCGCTGCAATGTATGCTAGTAAAAAAGTAAAAAAATAA
- a CDS encoding M48 family metallopeptidase, protein MHPTTLFYILIAIIVISFIVDKILDTLNAKHFDDKIPEKLADVYNETEYKKSQTYKKTNAKFSNLTSTFSIISTLVFFFIDGFKYVDNFARSFTDNPILVALIFFGVIMFGSDILTTPFSYYKTFVIEEKFGFNKSSKKTFWLDKLKGGIMSIILGGGILALIIWFYQIAGDFFWIYAWALVAIFSLFMNMFYAKLIVPLFNKQKPLEDGELKSAIEKYAQKVGFTLNNIFVIDGSKRSTKANAYFSGFGSQKRITLFDTLINNLETDEIVAVLAHEVGHYKRKHIIFNLVSTILLTGFTLFILSLFINSSILSEALAVSIPSFHIGLIAFGILYSPISEITGLFMNYFSRVFEYQADNFAKETFAAKPLITSLKKLSKNSLSNLTPHKAYVFMHYSHPTLLERIENLEK, encoded by the coding sequence ATGCACCCCACTACTCTATTCTATATATTAATTGCAATTATTGTCATCAGTTTTATTGTTGATAAAATTTTAGACACTTTAAATGCTAAACATTTTGATGATAAAATTCCTGAGAAATTAGCAGATGTTTACAATGAAACAGAATACAAGAAATCGCAAACTTATAAAAAAACAAATGCCAAATTTTCTAACTTAACATCTACATTTTCAATAATTTCAACCTTAGTTTTCTTCTTTATTGATGGGTTTAAATACGTTGATAATTTTGCTAGAAGCTTTACAGACAATCCTATTTTAGTGGCTTTGATTTTTTTTGGTGTAATTATGTTTGGGTCAGATATTTTAACAACTCCGTTTTCTTATTATAAAACTTTTGTAATTGAAGAAAAATTTGGTTTTAACAAATCTTCAAAAAAAACATTTTGGCTAGATAAACTAAAAGGTGGTATTATGAGTATAATTTTAGGTGGTGGAATTTTAGCATTAATTATCTGGTTTTATCAGATTGCAGGAGATTTTTTTTGGATCTATGCTTGGGCTTTAGTAGCTATTTTTTCTTTATTTATGAACATGTTTTACGCAAAACTAATTGTTCCTTTATTTAATAAACAAAAACCTTTGGAAGATGGTGAATTAAAATCAGCAATAGAAAAATATGCACAAAAAGTAGGTTTTACATTAAATAATATTTTTGTTATAGATGGTTCTAAAAGATCTACAAAAGCAAATGCTTATTTCTCTGGTTTTGGTTCTCAAAAAAGAATTACACTTTTTGATACTTTGATTAACAACTTAGAAACTGATGAAATTGTAGCAGTTTTAGCACATGAAGTTGGTCATTATAAAAGAAAACATATCATTTTTAATTTAGTTTCTACCATTTTGCTCACTGGTTTTACCTTGTTTATTTTATCACTTTTTATCAACTCTTCAATTTTATCAGAAGCATTAGCAGTTTCTATCCCTAGTTTTCATATTGGCTTAATTGCCTTCGGAATTTTATATTCGCCAATATCAGAAATTACAGGTTTATTTATGAATTATTTTTCTAGAGTTTTTGAATATCAAGCAGATAATTTTGCGAAAGAAACTTTTGCTGCAAAACCTTTAATTACATCACTAAAAAAATTATCAAAAAATAGTTTAAGTAATTTAACGCCACATAAAGCATATGTTTTTATGCATTATTCACATCCAACTTTGTTGGAAAGAATTGAGAATTTAGAGAAATAA
- a CDS encoding amidohydrolase family protein → MKKIIYSLMFFFLVGNILAQQTPADKQTTDYSIEGATAHLGNGQVIENSLIMFSQGKIVFVGNANVKIARRGTIINAKGKHVYPGFIAANSTLGLVEIDAVKASDDEDEIGTNNPHIRSLIAYNAESKIVESMRPNGVLMAQITPRGGIISGTSSIVQLDAWNWEDAAIKTDDAIHMEWPGSFTRGRWWLGEDPALKVDGNYSKKIENIKTYFTKAKNYLAGEKMKKNLPYEATKGLFNGSQKLFIHVNGQREITDAITISKELGIDNIVIVHGNEADKISDLLVKNNVPVILDRPHRNPNREDNAYDYTYTIAKVLTDKGVLVSLGMEGQMERMNTRNLPFYAGTFAAYGLDKEVALKLLTSNTAKILGIDDFVGTLEVGKDATLFISEGDALDMRTNILSEAFIQGRKISLETHQTELWKRYSNKYKTK, encoded by the coding sequence CTCCCGCAGATAAACAAACCACAGATTATTCTATTGAAGGTGCAACTGCACACTTAGGAAACGGACAAGTCATTGAAAATTCTTTGATTATGTTTAGCCAAGGAAAAATCGTTTTTGTTGGAAATGCAAATGTAAAAATTGCAAGAAGAGGAACCATAATAAACGCAAAAGGAAAACATGTATATCCTGGCTTTATTGCTGCAAATTCAACTTTAGGTTTAGTAGAAATTGATGCTGTAAAAGCTAGTGATGACGAAGATGAAATAGGTACAAATAATCCTCATATTAGAAGTTTAATTGCCTATAATGCAGAAAGTAAAATTGTAGAATCGATGAGACCAAATGGAGTTTTAATGGCACAAATTACACCAAGAGGAGGTATAATTTCTGGAACTTCATCTATTGTACAGTTAGATGCTTGGAATTGGGAAGATGCAGCCATAAAAACTGATGACGCAATTCATATGGAATGGCCAGGAAGTTTTACTCGAGGAAGATGGTGGTTAGGAGAAGATCCTGCTTTAAAAGTTGATGGAAATTACAGTAAAAAAATTGAGAACATTAAAACTTATTTTACAAAAGCTAAAAATTACTTAGCTGGCGAAAAAATGAAGAAAAATTTACCTTATGAAGCTACGAAAGGTTTATTTAATGGTTCGCAAAAACTTTTTATTCATGTAAACGGGCAAAGAGAAATTACAGATGCTATTACTATTTCTAAAGAATTAGGGATTGATAATATTGTAATTGTTCATGGTAATGAAGCTGATAAAATTTCAGATTTATTAGTAAAAAATAATGTTCCTGTAATTTTAGACAGACCTCACAGAAATCCTAACAGAGAAGATAACGCGTATGATTATACCTATACAATAGCAAAGGTTTTAACTGATAAAGGTGTTTTAGTAAGTTTAGGAATGGAAGGGCAAATGGAACGTATGAACACTAGAAATTTACCTTTTTATGCTGGTACATTTGCTGCTTATGGTTTAGATAAAGAAGTTGCTTTAAAGTTATTAACATCAAACACAGCAAAAATTCTAGGAATAGATGATTTTGTAGGAACTTTAGAAGTAGGTAAAGATGCAACCTTATTTATTTCTGAAGGAGATGCATTAGATATGAGAACAAACATTTTATCAGAAGCTTTTATTCAAGGTAGAAAAATTAGCTTAGAAACGCATCAAACAGAACTTTGGAAACGATATTCTAACAAATACAAAACCAAATAA
- a CDS encoding RNA methyltransferase has translation MKEITSIQNAYIKNLLKVQEKARERRKQSLFIIEGKREISLAITANYKFDTVLFFPDLISENEILNLFNENINRIEISKDVYQKLAYRDSTEGIIAVTKTKDFSLKNIHFKNEKPLILITESIEKPGNIGAILRTADAANVDAVFIADAKSDLYNSNIIRSSIGCVFTNQIAVGSSEEIITFLQEKNINIFAATLQNSNEYHKENYTNATAIVVGTEATGLSEIWRENATQNINIPMQGKIDSMNVSVAAAIVVFEAKRQRNFKI, from the coding sequence ATGAAAGAAATTACCAGCATACAAAATGCTTATATAAAAAATTTGCTTAAAGTTCAAGAAAAGGCTCGTGAGAGAAGAAAACAGAGTTTATTTATTATTGAAGGAAAGCGAGAAATATCACTAGCAATTACAGCTAATTATAAATTTGATACTGTTTTATTTTTTCCTGATTTAATTTCTGAAAATGAAATTTTAAATCTTTTTAACGAAAATATTAATAGAATAGAAATATCTAAAGATGTCTATCAAAAATTAGCGTATAGAGATTCTACTGAAGGAATTATTGCTGTTACAAAAACAAAAGATTTTTCATTAAAAAACATACATTTTAAAAATGAAAAACCTTTAATTTTAATTACCGAAAGCATTGAAAAACCTGGTAATATTGGCGCAATTTTAAGAACTGCTGATGCTGCAAATGTAGATGCCGTTTTTATAGCTGATGCAAAAAGCGATTTATACAACTCAAATATTATTCGCTCTAGTATAGGTTGCGTTTTTACCAATCAAATTGCGGTTGGTTCATCAGAAGAAATAATTACTTTTTTACAAGAAAAGAACATTAATATATTTGCTGCAACTTTACAGAATTCTAACGAATATCATAAAGAAAATTACACAAATGCTACCGCAATTGTTGTTGGAACAGAAGCAACTGGATTGTCAGAAATTTGGCGAGAAAATGCCACTCAAAATATAAACATCCCAATGCAAGGAAAAATAGATTCTATGAATGTTTCTGTGGCTGCTGCAATTGTTGTTTTTGAAGCAAAAAGACAACGAAATTTTAAAATATAA